atcgtacctcttgcatttacctcagcatcacggatcaaatTTTCGAAGGCCAGGTCAATCTACTATTGATCAAAAAGTAGTCAACCTGGTTGCTCGTACAGTGTCGGTTAGTTAAAATCCAACTGACAAGCTCGGTACTTGAACAAACTACTACCAATGATGAGGGACTGGAAGATACGGAAATCCGCAAGCCTTCCACCATTATGGTTACGGTCGCCCAGGCCGTTCTTTCCTATCATATGCCCGAACAAGGTGTTCAGAGCCCTTAGCATTCACATCACCCTCGCAGCTTGATATGCTTTTTCCAGTGCCACAGTAGCACAAAATCGGACAGTTTGGTTTTGGACACTGTAAACAACACCTCTAAAATAATTTCGTGGGGTCTGAAAGTTCTGAATTCAAATGACAAACTGTAGGGTTGGTCCCTCCTAATTGAAATCTTTGGAGAGCTGGAAGTCATACTAATCGTGGGATACTTGCCAAGATTCCAAAATGTAGGGTTATGCTAAACCGAAGATACCTCAGTACATGATTGGTGAGAGAAACAGTTTAACGGCTGAGTGAGCAGCATATCTACACTGGCCTTTAGGCTCAACATTGGATACAAAGGAAAGAATTGGGATTATCTTCTGGCCTATTTGAACTGTTGTAGGGATTCCTAGCGAATTTAAGAGCGCTGTGTCAGCGCGCAACGAAAACATACGAAGCTGCAACGGTTTTCACTTTCCCGCAGAAAACTGAATCGCTGGTGGAATCAGGGAATCTCGACGTTGAAATTGTTCTACCTGCGGACTATGAGGGAACCCGGCGAATGGAAACACTCGAACCAATAGTCGAGTTTTATAGGAAGCTTCAGAAACTATGTAGATCAAGCTCGAAACGCAGCGGACTAATTTTAAGGTGCTGGTGTGGAGCAGAGGCCTTCCCGTGAGGTAATATATACTTCACACTCCTTTTACAGGGATATGAGTAGAAAAGTGGAAGTGATATTAGCGGGTCCTATAACGTGACGCTACATTGTCTATCTATGatatccacctccatccatgatGAAAAGACTCTCgtattaattaaattataaaacGGTTGTGTTAATACAGATAAACGCAAAGGATGAAGGTTGTGAAgcaaatataatgcacaatccTATTGTGGTCCCGAGTGAAAATAAGCACTTTAAAACAATAGAGTGTAATGGCATAGACAAACCATATTACTACTttcaagaagaaatattattttcattcaACAATTAGAAACTACGGCAACTATCTTAATTCCATTTAATTGAATCTCAAAGTTTAAATTGACATTTATGCAAATACGCTTAAATTACGTAACGTAACATCTTTATATGATACTTTTTCAGCGATGGTACACTGCAACCGGCGTGGGACGGAAGCAATTGTCGGCGACTTGTCTCATGTGTTCTTATATGAACAAGGTAAGTAACCAATCTTGCAGAAATTTAGCTAATTAGATTATGCCTCGAAGAGACAATGTAAGACTATTTTCAAATGGAATATTCCAAAGCAGATTTTGCAGAAATAGAAGTgtgtattaaattttaattattcctTGTCAGCTGTCCTCGATGTTCTCTTTAGAACTGTAGTGGTTTTCGTGTGCTTGCTTCTTCTAGCTAACAAAAAGATAACTCGCAAGGTAATGCCAACTTTTCAATCACCGCAATTAACTCGACggtataaataaaatatttgcaaGCAAGCAATGCTTCCTGAAATCAAAGGTTGAGGAAAGATTTTCTATTAACTATTCTTACCATGCACATCGTGTATATACAATAGAAGATTCCGGTGTCTATCCTTTTTCCTTTGTCAGTTTTCGCTTGGGATCCAATTTAGATTTATCTAAAAGCTCAATTTAAACGTATTATCTACCGTCATCACCGCCAGCGATCGCTAAGATGGACTATCTTAGCTTTGCTTCTTTCTGTTCTTATAGAAAATGACATCGTCATTATTGTACTAATAATATTCCAATAATGTGCTTGACCACCTAAAATTCTGGATGTTACCCTCAAAagttttctttcacttttggaTTTTTTGCTGGACTGCAGGATGTTATATTCAATAAAGGATCCCGCTTAGAATTTGTCCTGATGGAAGTCCATTCTTAGCTTGCTCTTCATGAGACTCGTTAGTTGGCACTTAACTGTGTTCTTACCTTGAGTATACTTCTTAGTCCCTAGTGTTGTGGAATAGTGCCCCCAACATTCCGCATTTTAATTGAATGGATCATATTAATGATTTAAGAAAACAGGGAATAGTGAAAATATTGGTATCTTAAACTTGTTCTTTAAGGACAAACCAGATCCTTGGAGGGGCATTTTAGGGAGGGGAGAAACTATTATCTGCTATCAGAGGTGTGTTGCATGTGTGTTTGAGGTCAGGGAGAAGCAaagtcgttatgggaaacttgttggcagtttttgatagcagcattagccaatactactacactccaattgctggttccgatccgGGCATAGAAGAAATTGAACCCTTTTTTCCTAAAGAGCagaaagatttcatttccctctacaccacgaagaccaggtacccagaatagTTCTACTGTATTGAAActtgaaacagaattcaatcgatttctacattcctggccgatttttgaagtgatcaaagtactactcaaacccctcaatgcagtttggatattgctacagattgcgattcgCCTAGCCTCCAACCTTTAACTGCTTGTCAATCATCCGGGtcgccgcccttaggatcacatacacTTCACCCTAAatgaccgttgtgtattgtccaaAATGgaaagtccacttctcgtttttattcctgCACCAGAGCCCCTACTCCTTTTTTGATCCATCAGTGTAGAAAACGTCAGCATATCCTGACAcatattcttctggttcgtcctagTTTTCTgctcgtttcaagataacctcatatcttctaccatacagatgtatgggaatccgagaatcagaaggcattgcgaaaactggactcAGTTCTCACAATAACTATTCCAATGCTCTATGCCTCCGCCCCCCTCTTCCTTCCATGTTTCCCcacagatctaatcgaattagtctttgagctgctctcattgcagtgctctgaaatAACAAGTCTAAGGTCTATACACTgattaatgcattcagagctgctccggctgtcgtgctcatggcacggGCGATACCcaggcacacagttctttgcattaCGGTTAGTTTACTGTGAAAACTctatcgaggcaaaggtccgcctacaacACCCATAAATTGAGACAGGTCGTTTCATccttacctctacatgtttgtcccAAAGGACCTTCTTCTCTAGAATAACTcaaagatatttcacttctttggggAGTTTAAGGGTTTTACCCCCCATTTCTGGAAGTCAAaggccattcagtttcctcctttttgtaattaATACCATTGCACCAACAACCGGTACAgccacatcatccgcataagctagAACATatgttggcagattttgcagttggcatagtagtgagtaggactttccacgttggtaagcatgttggttttcatttggtGGGTGCAACCTCAGCGCCTTCTCGCCAATGCAaaactcaaccagtctctccacacatttcagcgaaaatgatgtgaaGTTGATTTACCTGAagctctttggatttgaatagtcatatcTCCCAGGTTTAGGTATGTATatcaccttcaccttctgccaagaggagggCACATAGCCCAGAGGAAgacattttcgaaaaatatttctttgaagttgctctaaatgctatataccctcctttagcatagcTGGGTAGATTCTAACCATGCCAGCTGCTTTGAACAGTTCAAATAatggtatagcagctctcgtctATTTATTGATAACAACCACTCTCGCGgggtcccaattccccttgcaacaccttcgtgttgaacggttttgcagaaaccgccaattatcATCTTCCCACttttgagacctgttctcccgtttggtgtacttccaagagagtctgtatagactcaactctggagatcgttaaagtaccatccggttttctaagagagcccaacttggccgactcaaccttattaaggactctgcacaatctagaagtctccctttcacctttttgtttctcacagtatgctctaaaagagtctcgttttgaACTTTTCGGggacctcttatattcacgctgtgggttccggaagtttaactagTCCTCgcccttattgcttttgcaagcacgatttaaatGTCGTCGGGAAACAAGACAAGAGTCTTcaaaatactgtaaaagtgtgcgattcagagtttccaattgatcttctatcgccaaaggagtcctaaGTAGCctccactttgtcgccaaaaagttcatagaactttgtccaatccgtttcccgattccgtctttgtattacagactaatCGCATGCAATactcagactaaattctaagtaacagtgatctgagacttcatctagcactggccagtctctaatcatctttccatttcttccgctttttctgGTACATGTGGAGGACAAGGTTCTGATTGACAAGTCTGTAGTCCTTTTCAGTTCCTCTGATTAAGTGAGTTGTtgcactatcctttctggctgaccacgcCGTAGACAACAggtgcaggttttccacttCTTCTACAGATTATTATAGGTGCATATGATAGAGTAAAATGTTAATCGAAAACAGAGTTTGCCAAGGTTACATcttctcatcgatattttctcgTCGTATTTGGTGACGTTTTTGGAAGGGTTCAGCGGACGCAACTACGCGAAACTTACTTACTCTCTTAGTAAACCATAGAACTTGGACAAATTACTCCTTATTTGGAGAACGAACCAGGCAGAGTCGGACTTAAAATAAATATCACTAAAACCAAGGTCCCTAGTCTGATGGATCATACTCCTCCGATTTGAATTAATGAACAGAACAATGAACGCCTTAATCAATTTGTCTATCCTGGTAGCGTCGCTCAGAGGATTAATAGCGCTAGATATGAAAATGTAGCTATCTGAAGACCAACATTATGTCAAGAATATTACATGTATTTTGTTCTTTCTGAGCTGCCATGAACGAGCAGCATATTGAAAATTATTGGCACTGTTACTTGGAAGCTTCAACCTTCCATCAACTCATGTCTACGTAGTATCCTCGGGATACTCTGATCTCGtctgcaacaatatcaaattaaaACTTCATTAACGTATTTGCTAGATACCAGTAGAACTGCTGATTAGAAGGCGGAAATGTGCATAGGTCAAACATTGATTAGTTGCAAAGATTACAACCCAGGGTGTACCGTGGAATAGAACTCAGTACCTAAGATGGCCGGCGAATAGATCGTAACCTCCCGGAAAGTAGGTAGGAGAGctaatgtatatatatgtattctcAAGAACCGAAAACGATGTCGTGTAGGTGCGCTTGATGCACAGCCAAATGAAACTTCTCCCTCTGGGATAATTTTCATTACTGCACCATTCTCATTAAGGCTTCTACAATATCTAACTTTGTCCATAGTACTTCCTATCCATCCACGTTATTTAAGGGCTACCTCGGCCATCCAACTGAATTAGTGCAGAGGAAGTTTACTTATTCCCTAAACTTAACAAAAAAGCGTCCATACTCTAACAATCCTGATCATCTAATTTTTCTTAATCTTTCATCCCTGCAACACTGTTGACGTACAAATGATATAGACGTCTATTTCAAATTTTCCGCGTTTTCCGGGACACAATGCAGTATCTAATTGTATAATAATCATACTCTTAgcttttttgcaattttattcgCGGAACTCTTATCTTCCTTTCTACTTAGAATTTCCCTTGATTATAATCACTAACGTCTGGGCTTTGTGATCTCATCCTTTACTGCtttcaaaaggaaaattatCGTATCAAGTCAAGGTTAGCTTTTTTATCATCAGTAGAAGTAGAAATAGAACTGGACTGAATATTAATATTCCAATAGAACCAAGGTCCTCAGTCTGAAGAATCATATTCTTTCCCAATCTGTATTAATGAGAGGAGCACCGAGCGTGCCGACCGACTAGTATATATGTAGGATCCGAGCTTCCTGTTGGCACCGAAGCGAATGTCGCATGATTTTTTAACAGCGCTTGATCCGCTTTCATTGGATAAAATCTCGAAATgcggttatctcaacaccaatatcaagttgacgCTGTTCTGCGCTAGAAGAAAGAACGAGTAAAGGTttcttccagggcagaagcaacacaTCAGctactgtctcacctctgcacagggagcagcgtaaccgaaagtggCAATAGATGGAAGGAAAttagcgatttccatctgtttcTATTTTCGGTCCCACTGCTCCCAGTGGGGAGTAGCAAATAAGCAGTGACCACTAATGTCACTCAAAAACTTCAAACCTTCGtgtctgcgacgtatcatcgaagtacgctgTCCTAAAATATATTCTTCCCTGAAAAATGTGATCGaaaggcggaaatggcagtggataggtcactcaTTAAGGAAAGGCGACAATTGCATACGCACAGGACAATTGCTAAACTATACAGTCAAACCCACTCTCCCCAACTGGCCAACGAGGGAATCGCCCCAAACGTACTTGAAGCAGGACAGTCTCTcggggggagctgaagtgccCTTCAACGAAAACGATGGCACGCTGTATCTCATCAAGAGGGGAATAGCAACCATACACATGAAGGAGATGAGGCTTATTGACCTATAAGCTTTAGCTTGATTGATTTGAATTCCCGCTAACTGTAGAAGCATTAGGTGGATTTCCTCTAGACCAATCAATTACTACGATTCGTATGGAGTCATCACGTGCTCCACCTTGTCCGTAGTAATGATCAAGAACGAAATTTTCCAATCGTCTTTACTTACCTTGCTGTTCAAAACTACTTCACCCGACTGGATTTCGCCATTCATTCTTCCTGGATTTTGTGCATGCTCCCAACGGGATGATGTGAATACTTATCTAGTCCAGAGGCACATTCCTTCTGGAAATATGTCCATATATTCATAGAGTTTCCactcttttgtttgtttgtttttcaataGACATTATATATGCCGCGGTGATTCCGCCAACTGGGTTTTTTGTACTGGCATTTCTTTGCCATCCTAAAATCATTCATGCAGACGATTGCCCTATGTAGTGTGCCTGCGACCATCTCGATATGGCTACCATTTTTAAGCCCCTTATGCCAATTGCCTGGTTTCATTTATATTGCTCTTAGTTCCTAGTTTAATGACTTGCGGAGAGTGCAATCAAGACTCTTTCAAAGAGCTACTCGTGAACTGAGGCTCAGAGGAGAATTCACGGCCCTGTAGCTCCTGCAGTGTAGCCGATTACCCCTATATACCGTCTTGCTTCTCTATCGGGTACTTTTCTACCACCCCATCCATTTTCAGAGAAACTAATGCTTCCATGTTAAATTCGTCAGATTTTGTCAGTTAATTAGATAATCTCACTCCTCACTTAATTAAGGGAAGTCTTCGTTCACTTGATTCCGGAACTCATTGCTAACTTCAGTCTTGGACAAAGGATGGGATCACAACACGGTTGAATTGGTTCCACTTCTTTTTCACAATCTCTCTATTTTGCCATTGCACTCAAGGCAAGCTTTTTCCGGATATGTTTAGTCTCCCTATTCCAGGTTACAGCACATTCATGGATTCCTCTACTGAGTTTATGTTTCCATACACCATAGCAAGTGTGCTGCCGCCAGGGACCGCAATTTGAACTGCAAAATCCGCCAATGCAGGTCCAAGTAAATGCGGATGATGGGGTTGTGCTGGCTGTTGACTGCAACCTCGGAACAGTCCTCTTTCCTTTGTCCTCGGTCCTGGGTCCTCTgctctctgtcctctgtcttctaTTCTCtatcctctgtcttctgtcctcaaTCCCTTGCCTTCTGTACAATATAATTCGTCCTCTGTCCGGACCGTTTATTTATTGTCAGTTGGTGCCTTAGCCGCGGACTTTCcgcaaatccaaataaaaccagaatGGTATTTTTTAAAGGTGGAAACTCAAACGCCCTACCGTTCCAAAATTGAAGGGAACAACTCTCAGTTTTGAGAACAAATGAAACATCTGGGAGTCATTTAGAGTCCTTTGGATCATGTAACAGCAACGAGCTTTTCTTATGCTTAGGGACTGTGTAGGCAGACTTTAGTCATCGCGAAGCTATAGATGtgctactcaatttgcaaccttTTAATACTATGCATTCTAATGAAACCAGCTCAAGGACTAACTCGTTTAGATCAGGTACAATGACCACAGCGCAGTGGAAGAGATATTGGAATAATTAAATCCAATTCTTATAGTGCCAGATCGAAGAGTGCATGGCAGGGTTTACTAAAGTCTTCTATAGCGATGGATCAAAAACAGATCGAGGTTCTCTAAAAAGGGTCTACTCTTCAGATAAAAACGACAAGTTGGCTTTTTATTTGGGATAatattcatctttttttttcaaactgaagTAGATGTAATCTTAAGAACTATAAACTTGGGTTATTGCCGGGTGATTGAAATTTTTCCCATGATCCGTGGATTCTCCCACGAAACATATTAGTTGATTTATTCGACACTTACCCATCCCATAGTCCTACTATATTATTAGGGTGTAGAGGAAGCGACATAGCTTAAATTTTATATAGTCAAAAAGATCCATTAACTTAGCTCATTATATATTTTCAGGTTCTGCTGCTCAATTAGGTGGGGTGCAATTATCAACACTTCCCAACCGTCCTGATGGAACCTTCTGCCTAAAACAGCTTGTCCGAAAGATCCGAGGCTTCGATTTACACGAGCCCATTACATCGCTGGTGGTTGTGGAGAACACTCACAATATGTGTGGCGGGAGAGTGGTACCACTCGACTGGCTTGAGCGACTTGCCAAAGTGTGCAAAGAGCACTCCTTGAAAATGCATATGGATGGAGCTCGAGTATTTAATGCAGCTCAAGTGCTTAATGTACCTGTCGCGCGGATCGTTAAGGATTTCGATTCTGTATGTTTTTGCCTAAGTAAAGGACTTTCATCTCCGGTCGGTTCGATTTTAGCAGGATCCAAGGATTTTATCACTCAGTAAGAAAATATCTGAAGTATCACTTAAAGCATACTTTTTACAATATTAGAATTTTTCATTGCTTTTGTTTATATATGCGCGTGCTTGCGTTGTTTCCGTCCATAATCCTTGAAAAGGGCTCGACGTATGCGAAAAGCACTTGGAGGTGGTATGCGCCAGGTTGGAGTGTTAGCTGCAGCAGGAATCGTTTCACTTGAGAAGATTGTTCCACGCTTGGGCGAGGACCATAAAAATATCCTGGATATTGCGAAAGGTATTCAAATTCAATAGCATGAGTGAAATATGTAGTTGTACTCCAGTGTGAAAGTTTTTAAATATTGATATGCAAGGACATgtagagctagcctggaatttgagttgaaaaaaaatGCTATCATATTTCAGTAAAGTATCCTCGATTTATGAAGAGAATCGGAATTTTTGCCATagttcaaaatgaaaaaaaaactttatcatttttattcAGCCTCAACATTTTTGATTAATTATTTTAAGCGTGCTGTTTTTATGAGGTCCGTCATAATGAGAGCCCGATCTCACGAGATCGTATCGTAAGTTTATGCTTGTAGATAATGCTCTTGGCGCTTTATCCATTATACAATCAATTTCGTGTTTTTTCCGTCTTTCCGTAACACGATTAATTCCATAAATAAAGCTAAATTCTTTTTTAAGGAGTTGgctgcctgtctgcctgtctatcacacgcagttttctcagaaatggttacatcGTTTGACACGATACATGGTAGGAAAGTAGAAGTGAACCTTCATGCATGCTGTGAATTACTTTGCCGCACATTGAACTTAACGGGGGGAGGGAGGCGGAGGTTCCCATACTCCTAAAAGAGAGGTGcaatttttttaccgaatatagccacGTAAGGTTGTAATGATAACAGTGGATATAGGAAGGTCAGCTCGATCATCCTGAgcggccgacaacgacctagagggcagagctatcccagaaacctaaaaaaattggctaagttgaccgtgaaggtccgcccgcaaagattgaagc
The window above is part of the Hermetia illucens chromosome 3, iHerIll2.2.curated.20191125, whole genome shotgun sequence genome. Proteins encoded here:
- the LOC119652688 gene encoding probable low-specificity L-threonine aldolase 2; translated protein: MSTNVSMYAPASGINDQQDNGLDRYYTVDMRSDTLSTPTDEMRQAMANAIVGDDVYGEDPTVNELERRSAELLGKEAALFVTSGTMGNLIATMVHCNRRGTEAIVGDLSHVFLYEQGSAAQLGGVQLSTLPNRPDGTFCLKQLVRKIRGFDLHEPITSLVVVENTHNMCGGRVVPLDWLERLAKVCKEHSLKMHMDGARVFNAAQVLNVPVARIVKDFDSVCFCLSKGLSSPVGSILAGSKDFITQARRMRKALGGGMRQVGVLAAAGIVSLEKIVPRLGEDHKNILDIAKAINSAGSPNINVDLATTETNILLVRINNSKITSDDLQKRLLSVTEQEIKDNITDDQGRGIIVKVSARDWSFARIVSYHQITPKDVEMAIKKILYVIKEYDAKFQ